The proteins below are encoded in one region of Apium graveolens cultivar Ventura chromosome 4, ASM990537v1, whole genome shotgun sequence:
- the LOC141720954 gene encoding putative BOI-related E3 ubiquitin-protein ligase 3 has protein sequence MAVEARHLNSLHPQLVCNNRQLLNGIDENLKMYGTSLGHGGLILPSEITTETLLPIYGSAITDSFTTKYPQPQTHSGIPPTLPLNRKRSRNSFYHLHCNQNNLNNNSSTSFLGEDISLMIRYQQLEIDNFIAQHVVKIRSGIEEHREANKRRILAAVEDVIVNNLRAKEDEVDKMMKLNRVLHEKVKSLSIENQMWRNLAESNEATVTTLRTNIEQVMRHRARGAENSQSCCSSNIGGEEEDNNVGKGGNWCRKCGKEESCVLLLPCRHLCVCTMCGLGLNICPVCKLTTNASLVVNKC, from the exons ATGGCAGTTGAAGCTCGGCATCTGAATTCCTTGCATCCTCAACTTGTTTGCAATAACAG ACAGCTGTTGAACGGCATTGATGAAAATTTAAAAATGTACGGAACGTCACTGGGACATGGAGGGCTAATATTACCATCCGAAATCACGACGGAGACATTGCTTCCGATCTACGGCTCAGCCATCACTGATTCCTTTACGACTAAATATCCACAACCTCAGACACACAGTGGCATCCCTCCCACACTTCCACTTAATAGAAAACGAAGCAGGAATTCATTTTATCACTTACACTGCAACCAAAATAATCTGAACAATAATAGCTCCACCTCATTTCTAGGTGAAGATATCTCGCTTATGATCCGATACCAGCAACTTGAGATTGATAATTTCATCGCTCAACAT gtGGTGAAGATTAGATCAGGAATCGAAGAGCATCGAGAAGCTAACAAGAGAAGAATATTAGCAGCGGTGGAAGACGTAATAGTAAATAATTTAAGAGCAAAAGAAGATGAAGTGGACAAGATGATGAAATTAAATCGGGTGTTACATGAAAAAGTTAAATCTCTCAGTATCGAAAACCAGATGTGGAGAAACTTGGCTGAATCAAATGAGGCGACTGTGACAACTCTCAGAACTAACATTGAACAAGTGATGAGGCACCGTGCCAGAGGCGCTGAGAATTCTCAGTCGTGTTGCAGCAGCAATATCggaggagaagaagaggataaCAACGTTGGTAAAGGTGGAAATTGGTGTAGAAAGTGCGGAAAAGAGGAATCATGCGTGTTGTTGTTGCCATGCAGGCATCTATGTGTTTGTACTATGTGTGGATTGGGTCTTAATATTTGTCCGGTTTGTAAATTAACAACAAATGCTAGTTTAGTCGTTAACAAATGTTGA